The sequence ATGATCGTCCTCAGCGTCGTCATCTCCGTGCTGCTTTGGGCAGACCTCGGCAACATATATGTATGGATAACGGTCGGAGCACTCGTCACATACGGGCTTGTGGGGTTCGCCGACGATGTCCAGAAGACGATTAGAAAAAGCTCTAAAGGGCTCTCGGCAAAGTCCAAAATAGCCCTCCAACTTGGCATTGCCCTGGCGGTCGGCATCGCACTCATCGCATTCTCCGGGGAGCACAACGCAACCTCTCTTCAGTTCCCCATCACCAAACATGTAACTCCGAATCTCGGTTACGCATATCTCGTGGTTGTGGCGCTCGTTCTCGTCGCCACTACAAACGCTGTGAACCTAACAGACGGCCTCGACGGTCTCGCAACAGGCGTCTCGAGCATGACGATACTCACGCTTGGAGCGCTCGCCTACGTCGCCGGACACAGCATACTTGCCAACTACCTGCACACGATGTTCATCCAAAACAGCGGCGAAGTATCGGTCGTCTGTCTCGGTCTGTTCGGGGCTGGCCTCGGTTTCCTCTGGTGGAACACATTCCCGGCGGAGGTCTTCATGGGCGACACGGGCTCCATGGCCATCGGAGGGGCAATCGGCACCGTGGCGCTCCTGTGCAAGCACGAATTTCTGCTGCCGATCCTCGGCGGAGTATTCGTAATTGAGGCTATCTCAGTGATCGTCCAGGTGATTGGTTTCAAGTCAACCGGCAAGAGGGTTTTCCGCATGGCCCCGTTTCATCATCACCTAGAGCTAAAGGGGTGGCACGAGGCAAAGGTGGTCTCAAGGATGCTGATAATCTCGTTCATTTTTAGTCTCATCGCTATCGTTGTTGTTAAGGTCAAATGACACAGGGCTAATGCGTTACAAGGGCAGTTTCAAGGGGAAAGACGTAGTTGTATTCGGCCTCGGTTCGTCGGGGCGTGCCGCGGCTCAGGTACTCATTGGCCTCGGCGCCAGAGTATCCGTTGTGGACCAGGGTGAAAGCCCGGACTTGAGGGAACACGCGGAGTCGCTCCGTCAGATCGGTGCGAGGTGTTACCTGGGTATGGCCCCAGCCGAGGTCATGCGGTCTGCAAAGATGGTCGTTGTGAGTCCTGGCGTGCCGACCGCAATCGAGCCGCTCGAACAGGCGCGCAAGGCCGGCGCCTCGGTCATAGGGGAGCTTGAGCTGTCGTTCATGCTTTCAGACGCCGACTTCCTCGCGATCACCGGCACAAAGGGGAAATCGACCACTACACGGCTGCTACATCGAATACTAGCCGTCGCTGGGTTCGATGTGGTCGCTGGCGGGAATCTACCTGACGAGCCGTTGTGCGGCAAGGTTATGAGGCTTCTTTCAGGGGCCGCAGTTGTGGCGGAGGTCAGCAGCTTTCAGCTCGAGACAATTGTTACCTTCAGGCCCCGTGTCGCCTGCATCACCAACCTGGGCGTTGACCACCTCGACCGCTACTCGAGCCTCGAGGAGTATCACGCTGCAAAGCTCCGCATCTTCGAGAATCAGGAGGCCAGCGATGTTCTCGTGCTCAATGCCGGGGACGCACGGCTTGTGGAGCTAGCGCGTGGGGTCGCCCGTTCTGTTGTATGGTTCGGCATGGGTACCCCCGATAAGCTGGACGGTGTGTTCCTGACGTCGGAGGAGATCATCTGCGTCCGCGAGGGCAAGAGTTCTCCGGTCCTTAAGCGCAAGGACATCACGCTACCCGGGCTTCATAACCTTGAAAACGTGATGGCGGCGGCAGCGATGGCTATCGCTAGGCGAGTCCCGGTGGATGCGATAAGGGAGGCACTGGACGGGTTCAAACTTGCGCCTCACACACTCGAGGTCTTCGCCATGTTTGAGGGGATAACCTTCGTAGATGACTCCCACGCGACGAACACCCTAGCGGTTACGAAGGCGCTCGAGGCGTTCGAGGGGCCGATTATCCTGATTGCTGGCGGGCGAGATAAGGGCTGCGACTGGGCAGAGATTCTCGAGGCAGCTAGGGGCAAGATCAAGACAGTCATAGCGATTGGTGAGGCAAGCTCGAGGATCGCGGCAGCGCTTGGCAAGGACCTCCCAGTGCTGC is a genomic window of bacterium containing:
- the murD gene encoding UDP-N-acetylmuramoyl-L-alanine--D-glutamate ligase, whose protein sequence is MRYKGSFKGKDVVVFGLGSSGRAAAQVLIGLGARVSVVDQGESPDLREHAESLRQIGARCYLGMAPAEVMRSAKMVVVSPGVPTAIEPLEQARKAGASVIGELELSFMLSDADFLAITGTKGKSTTTRLLHRILAVAGFDVVAGGNLPDEPLCGKVMRLLSGAAVVAEVSSFQLETIVTFRPRVACITNLGVDHLDRYSSLEEYHAAKLRIFENQEASDVLVLNAGDARLVELARGVARSVVWFGMGTPDKLDGVFLTSEEIICVREGKSSPVLKRKDITLPGLHNLENVMAAAAMAIARRVPVDAIREALDGFKLAPHTLEVFAMFEGITFVDDSHATNTLAVTKALEAFEGPIILIAGGRDKGCDWAEILEAARGKIKTVIAIGEASSRIAAALGKDLPVLLNVGGVADIVAQAASLAASGDVVLLSPGCSSFDMFKDFRDRGNRFKKAVLDYLEGRGHGVSQVR
- the mraY gene encoding phospho-N-acetylmuramoyl-pentapeptide-transferase; translated protein: MFYHLILPLQRYFTPLNVFRYITLRGAGALVTSLCLCLIMGPFVIRRLQRWGLTQFIRDDGPRAHLAKKGTPTAGGIMIVLSVVISVLLWADLGNIYVWITVGALVTYGLVGFADDVQKTIRKSSKGLSAKSKIALQLGIALAVGIALIAFSGEHNATSLQFPITKHVTPNLGYAYLVVVALVLVATTNAVNLTDGLDGLATGVSSMTILTLGALAYVAGHSILANYLHTMFIQNSGEVSVVCLGLFGAGLGFLWWNTFPAEVFMGDTGSMAIGGAIGTVALLCKHEFLLPILGGVFVIEAISVIVQVIGFKSTGKRVFRMAPFHHHLELKGWHEAKVVSRMLIISFIFSLIAIVVVKVK